In the genome of Cherax quadricarinatus isolate ZL_2023a chromosome 40, ASM3850222v1, whole genome shotgun sequence, one region contains:
- the LOC138850960 gene encoding uncharacterized protein has translation MAEVAGAQCEVAGAQCEVAGAQCEVAGAQCEVAGAQCEVAGAQCEVAGAQCEVAGAQCEVAGAQCEVAGAQCEVAGAQCEVAGAQCEVAGAQCEVAGAQCEVAGAQCEVAGAQCEVAGAQCEVAGAQCEVAGAQCEVAGAQCEVAGAQCEVAGAQCEVAGAQCEVAGAQCEVAGT, from the exons ATGGCTG AGGTGGCTGGTGctcagtgtgaggtggctggtgctcagtgtgaggtggctggtgctcagtgtgaggtggctggtgctcagtgtgaggtggctggtgctcagtgtgaggtggctggtgctcagtgtgaggtggctggtgctcagtgtgaggtggctggtgctcagtgtgaggtggctggtgctcagtgtgaggtggctggtgctcagtgtgaggtggctggtgctcagtgtgaggtggctggtgctcagtgtgaggtggctggtgctcagtgtgaggtggctggtgctcagtgtgaggtggctggtgctcagtgtgaggtggctggtgctcagtgtgaggtggctggtgctcagtgtgaggtggctggtgctcagtgtgaggtggctggtgctcagtgtgaggtggctggtgctcagtgtgaggtggctggtgctcagtgtgaggtggctggtgctcagtgtgaggtggctggtgctcagtgtgaggtggctggtgctcagtgtgaggtggctggaacgTGA